One Mixta gaviniae genomic window carries:
- the mlc gene encoding sugar metabolism global transcriptional regulator Mlc — MIADSQPGHIDQIKQTNAGAVYRLIDQFGPISRIELSRRAQLAPASITKIVREMLEAHLVQETEYQEPGSRGRPAVGLILDTVAWHYLSIRISHGEITLALRDLSSKLVTEETRPLPVESETPLLTRVTVEVDHFFIRHQRLLERLTAIAITLPGIIHTGSGIVHRMPFYDVADMPLGPELAAHTGLPVYIQHDVCAWTIAESLFGASRGASDVIQIVIDDNVGAGVITGGRLLHNSRSSLVEIGHTQVDAYGKQCYCGNHGCLETVASIGSILELAAQRMPSAPSSSLHYQPLSVDSLCDAALNGDPLARDIITGIGNSVGRILAIMVNLFNPEKILIGSPLNRAAAVLYPAIGASIRQQALPAYSAEIQVEPTEFANLGTMPGAALVKNAMYNGELLVKLLQG; from the coding sequence TATTGACCAGATCAAGCAGACAAACGCTGGGGCTGTATATCGCCTGATCGACCAGTTTGGCCCGATATCGCGTATTGAGCTTTCCCGGCGGGCGCAGCTGGCGCCGGCCAGCATCACCAAAATCGTGCGCGAAATGCTGGAAGCGCATTTGGTGCAGGAAACCGAATATCAGGAGCCGGGCAGTCGCGGCCGGCCGGCGGTCGGTTTAATTCTGGATACCGTCGCCTGGCACTATCTGTCGATCCGCATCAGCCACGGCGAAATCACCCTCGCGCTGCGCGATCTCAGCAGTAAGCTGGTGACAGAAGAGACGCGGCCGCTGCCGGTTGAAAGCGAAACGCCGCTGCTGACCCGCGTCACCGTCGAAGTCGATCACTTTTTTATTCGCCATCAGCGCCTGCTTGAGCGCCTGACTGCCATCGCCATCACCTTACCCGGCATTATCCACACCGGCAGCGGCATCGTGCATCGCATGCCATTTTACGACGTGGCCGATATGCCGCTGGGGCCGGAACTGGCAGCGCACACCGGCCTGCCGGTCTATATTCAGCACGATGTCTGCGCCTGGACCATCGCCGAATCGCTGTTCGGCGCCTCGCGCGGCGCCAGCGATGTGATCCAGATTGTGATTGACGATAATGTCGGCGCAGGGGTGATTACCGGCGGACGCCTGTTGCACAACAGCCGCAGCTCGCTGGTCGAAATTGGCCACACTCAGGTCGATGCCTACGGCAAGCAGTGTTACTGCGGTAACCACGGCTGTCTGGAAACGGTCGCCAGCATCGGCAGTATTCTCGAACTGGCCGCGCAGCGTATGCCGTCGGCGCCCAGCTCCAGCCTGCATTATCAGCCGCTGAGCGTGGATTCGCTCTGTGACGCGGCGCTCAACGGCGATCCGCTGGCGCGCGACATCATCACCGGCATCGGCAACAGCGTCGGGCGCATCCTGGCGATCATGGTCAACCTGTTCAATCCGGAAAAAATCCTTATCGGTTCGCCGCTGAATCGCGCTGCCGCGGTGCTTTATCCCGCCATTGGCGCCTCAATCCGCCAGCAGGCGCTGCCCGCCTATAGCGCCGAAATTCAGGTCGAGCCGACCGAATTCGCCAATCTGGGCACCATGCCGGGCGCCGCGCTGGTAAAAAACGCGATGTACAACGGCGAACTGCTGGTCAAACTGTTACAGGGCTAA
- the bioD gene encoding dethiobiotin synthase: MLSRLFITGTDTAVGKTVITRALMQKLAENHAVVVGYKPVAKSSQMTPEGPRNKDALVLQQASTLQMPYEAVNPITLLEDEISTHRGETINYARLSSGLQALQAQADVVVIEGTGGWRSLMNDLRPLSDWVIQEQLPVVLVVGIKLGCISHALLTAQAIINDGLPLLGWVANRINPGLAHYADIIEVLQEKIPAPLLGELPYLPRAEQRDLAGYIDLAALTTPQAVA, encoded by the coding sequence ATGCTGAGTCGTCTTTTCATTACCGGTACGGATACCGCCGTCGGTAAAACTGTCATTACCCGCGCCCTGATGCAAAAGCTGGCGGAAAATCATGCTGTCGTCGTTGGCTACAAGCCGGTGGCCAAAAGCAGCCAGATGACGCCGGAAGGGCCGCGCAACAAAGATGCGCTGGTGCTGCAGCAGGCTTCCACGCTGCAGATGCCTTATGAAGCGGTCAATCCGATTACGCTGCTGGAAGATGAGATCAGCACCCATCGCGGCGAAACCATCAACTACGCGCGCCTGAGCAGCGGGCTGCAGGCGCTGCAGGCGCAGGCGGATGTCGTGGTGATCGAGGGCACCGGCGGCTGGCGCAGCCTGATGAACGATTTGCGTCCGCTGTCGGACTGGGTGATTCAGGAGCAGCTGCCGGTGGTATTGGTGGTCGGCATCAAGCTGGGCTGCATCAGCCATGCGCTGCTGACGGCGCAGGCGATTATCAATGATGGTCTGCCGCTGCTGGGCTGGGTGGCAAACCGCATCAACCCGGGGCTTGCGCACTATGCGGATATTATCGAGGTGCTGCAGGAGAAGATCCCGGCGCCGCTGCTGGGCGAGCTGCCTTATTTGCCGCGCGCCGAACAGCGCGATCTGGCGGGCTATATTGACCTCGCGGCGCTCACCACACCGCAGGCGGTGGCCTGA
- the osmV gene encoding osmoprotectant ABC transporter ATP-binding protein OsmV: protein MIKLENLTKTFTQKNGATINAVDNVSLHVPAGEMCVLLGPSGCGKTTTLKMINRLIPATRGKITINGEDTSTQDTVTLRRNIGYVIQQIGLFPNMTIEENITVVPRMLGWDKKRCRERASELMTMVALDPHKFLHRYPKEMSGGQQQRIGVIRALAADPPVLLMDEPFGAVDPINREAIQNEFLEMQRQLKKTVMLVSHDIDEALKLGDRIAVFGQGKIVQCATPDELLAKPANEFVGSFVGQDRTLKRLLLVQAGDVTDQQQTLTVKRSTSLAEAFALMDDNDMRSVTVVDNDGRPLGFVKRREARGASGNCEQLLHNFKITGRAEENLRVVLSKLYEHNSVWMPIVDEDGRYSGEISQDYIADYLSSGRTRRSLNR from the coding sequence ATGATAAAACTGGAAAACCTGACTAAAACCTTTACCCAGAAAAACGGCGCCACGATAAATGCGGTGGACAATGTCAGCCTGCATGTGCCCGCCGGAGAGATGTGCGTGTTGCTCGGCCCCTCCGGCTGCGGCAAAACCACCACCCTAAAGATGATTAACCGCCTGATCCCGGCGACTCGGGGTAAAATCACCATTAACGGCGAAGATACCAGCACGCAGGATACCGTCACCCTGCGGCGCAATATCGGCTATGTTATCCAGCAGATCGGCCTGTTCCCCAATATGACCATTGAGGAGAACATCACCGTGGTGCCGCGTATGCTGGGCTGGGATAAAAAACGCTGCCGCGAGCGCGCCAGCGAGCTGATGACTATGGTGGCGCTCGACCCGCATAAGTTTCTGCATCGCTATCCGAAAGAGATGTCCGGCGGCCAGCAGCAGCGTATCGGCGTTATCCGTGCCCTTGCCGCCGATCCGCCGGTCCTGCTGATGGATGAGCCATTCGGCGCGGTCGACCCGATCAACCGCGAGGCAATTCAGAATGAGTTTCTGGAAATGCAGCGCCAGCTGAAGAAAACCGTGATGCTGGTCAGCCACGATATCGATGAGGCGCTGAAGCTGGGCGACCGGATCGCGGTGTTCGGTCAGGGCAAAATTGTGCAGTGTGCCACCCCTGACGAGCTGCTGGCGAAACCGGCCAATGAGTTTGTCGGCTCTTTTGTCGGTCAGGATCGCACCCTGAAGCGCCTGCTGCTGGTGCAGGCGGGCGACGTAACCGATCAACAGCAGACGCTGACGGTGAAGCGCTCTACCTCGCTGGCGGAGGCGTTCGCGCTGATGGATGATAACGATATGCGCTCGGTCACCGTGGTGGATAACGACGGCCGTCCGCTCGGTTTTGTGAAGCGGCGCGAGGCGCGCGGCGCCAGCGGCAACTGCGAACAGCTGCTGCACAACTTTAAGATCACCGGCAGAGCGGAAGAGAACCTGCGCGTGGTGCTGTCGAAGCTCTATGAACACAACTCGGTCTGGATGCCGATTGTGGATGAAGATGGCCGCTACAGCGGGGAGATTTCGCAGGATTATATCGCCGACTATCTCAGCTCCGGCCGGACGCGCCGCTCGCTGAACCGCTAA
- the osmW gene encoding osmoprotectant ABC transporter permease OsmW — MDTIHYMIGNWPYLLGLTWQHLWLVLVAVGCAILAGVPLGVLIVRFKWLATPVLGIATIVLTIPSIALFGLMIPLFSLIGQGIGVVPAITAVFLYSLLPIVRNTHTALENIPPGMREAGRGIGMTFLQRLRWVEIPLALPVIFGGIRTAVVMNVGVMAIAAVIGAGGLGLLLLDGISSSDIRQLIAGALLICLLAIVLDWLLHRLQRVLTPKGIR, encoded by the coding sequence ATGGATACCATTCACTATATGATCGGCAACTGGCCCTACCTGCTTGGACTCACGTGGCAGCACCTGTGGCTGGTGCTGGTGGCGGTGGGCTGCGCTATTCTCGCGGGCGTGCCGCTGGGCGTGCTGATCGTCCGTTTTAAATGGCTGGCGACGCCGGTGCTGGGGATCGCGACCATTGTGCTGACCATTCCCTCTATCGCTCTGTTCGGCCTGATGATCCCGCTGTTTTCGCTGATCGGCCAGGGCATCGGCGTGGTGCCGGCGATCACCGCGGTATTTCTCTATTCGCTGCTGCCTATTGTGCGCAACACCCATACCGCGCTGGAGAATATCCCGCCCGGCATGCGCGAGGCGGGACGCGGCATCGGCATGACTTTTCTGCAGCGTCTGCGCTGGGTGGAGATCCCGCTGGCGCTGCCGGTGATTTTCGGCGGCATCCGCACCGCCGTGGTGATGAACGTCGGCGTGATGGCGATTGCCGCGGTTATCGGCGCGGGCGGCTTAGGGCTGCTGCTGCTGGACGGCATCAGCAGCAGCGATATCCGCCAGCTGATCGCCGGCGCGCTGCTGATCTGTTTACTGGCGATTGTGCTTGACTGGCTGCTGCACCGCCTGCAGCGGGTGCTGACACCTAAGGGGATTCGATAA
- a CDS encoding glycine betaine ABC transporter substrate-binding protein, with protein sequence MILLRTFTRALALCGLLAFAAGAATARPITMATKGFTEQHILSAMTTLWLSKKGFEVIPKTNIAVSISRSAMLNKQIDMTWEYTGSSLIIFNRIKERMSSKEAYETVRRLDGKLGLVWLDPAPMNNTYAFAMQRTRAEREHISTVSQLVARIEEIRRRDPDHNWMLGLDLEFAGRSDGLKPLQQLYGLTLDRPQIRQMDPGLVYNAIRDGFVDAGLVYTTDGRVKGFDLKILEDDKHFFPSYNVTPVVRKEVLAAHPGLDTALNQLSALITDEAITELNKRVDIDHQSPQQVARDFLQSKGML encoded by the coding sequence ATGATCCTACTACGTACCTTCACGCGCGCGCTGGCGCTGTGCGGCTTGCTGGCGTTCGCCGCTGGCGCGGCAACCGCCCGGCCGATCACCATGGCGACCAAGGGCTTTACCGAACAGCACATTTTATCGGCAATGACCACGCTCTGGCTGAGCAAAAAAGGGTTTGAGGTGATCCCTAAAACCAATATCGCGGTCTCTATCAGCCGCAGCGCGATGCTCAATAAGCAGATCGATATGACGTGGGAATATACCGGCTCGTCGCTGATTATTTTCAACCGCATCAAAGAGCGGATGTCCTCTAAAGAGGCGTACGAAACCGTGCGGCGGCTTGACGGCAAGCTGGGGCTGGTCTGGCTGGATCCGGCGCCGATGAACAATACCTACGCCTTCGCCATGCAGCGTACGCGCGCCGAACGAGAGCATATCAGCACGGTGTCGCAGCTGGTGGCGCGTATCGAAGAGATTCGCCGGCGCGATCCCGACCATAACTGGATGCTGGGGCTGGATCTGGAATTTGCTGGCCGTTCCGACGGCCTGAAGCCGCTGCAGCAGCTTTACGGCCTGACGCTTGACCGCCCGCAGATCCGTCAGATGGATCCGGGCCTGGTCTATAACGCCATCCGCGACGGCTTTGTCGACGCCGGGCTGGTCTATACCACCGACGGCCGCGTTAAGGGCTTCGATCTGAAAATCCTTGAAGATGATAAGCACTTCTTCCCCAGCTATAACGTGACGCCGGTGGTGCGTAAAGAGGTGCTGGCGGCGCATCCGGGTCTGGATACGGCGCTGAATCAGCTCTCGGCGCTTATCACTGATGAGGCGATCACCGAGCTGAATAAGCGCGTCGATATCGATCATCAGTCGCCGCAGCAGGTGGCGCGCGATTTCCTGCAATCGAAAGGCATGCTGTAA
- a CDS encoding ABC transporter permease, which produces MHFSSTMKRILLALLAIAPVAALLIYGIGLDVIKARQVDLIYLGRQHLWLVGWSMLFALLIGIPSGILLSRPFARRWAEYIMQIFNVGNTLPPLAVLALAMVVIGIGDRPAIIALFLASLLPVVRNTYAGLIGVPDSLLEAANGIGMTKMQRLRQVELPNAWPVMLSGIRIAMAINVGTAPLAFLIGASSYGELIFPGIYLNDFPVLILGAVATALFALILDVLLAALGRWLSPHAL; this is translated from the coding sequence ATGCACTTTTCTTCGACGATGAAGCGGATCTTGCTGGCGCTGCTGGCGATCGCGCCGGTCGCCGCGCTGCTGATCTACGGCATAGGTCTGGATGTGATTAAAGCGCGTCAGGTCGATTTGATCTATCTCGGCAGGCAGCACCTCTGGCTGGTGGGCTGGTCGATGCTGTTCGCGCTGCTGATCGGCATTCCCAGCGGCATCCTGCTCAGCCGTCCCTTTGCCCGCCGCTGGGCGGAATATATCATGCAGATTTTCAATGTCGGCAACACCTTGCCGCCGCTGGCCGTGCTGGCGCTGGCAATGGTGGTGATCGGCATCGGCGATCGTCCGGCGATTATCGCCCTGTTCCTCGCCTCGCTGCTGCCGGTGGTGCGCAATACCTATGCCGGGCTGATCGGCGTGCCCGATTCGCTGCTGGAGGCGGCTAACGGCATCGGCATGACCAAAATGCAGCGCCTGCGCCAGGTAGAACTGCCGAATGCCTGGCCGGTGATGCTTTCCGGCATCCGCATCGCCATGGCGATCAATGTTGGTACCGCGCCGCTGGCGTTTCTTATCGGCGCCAGCAGCTACGGTGAGCTGATTTTCCCCGGTATCTACCTCAACGACTTCCCGGTGCTGATCCTCGGCGCGGTGGCGACGGCGCTGTTCGCGCTGATACTTGACGTGCTGCTGGCCGCCCTTGGCCGCTGGCTCAGTCCGCATGCGCTGTAA
- a CDS encoding MDR family MFS transporter, protein MPENAHQPVAHRHLILIACMLAMFMAAIEVTIVATAMPTIIAQLGGFSQFGWVFSIYLLTQAVSVPIYGRLADLWGRKRMFFIGATLFLLGSVLCGFADSMGWLILFRAFQGLGAGAIMPLTSTIVADIYSPRERAGIQGWLSSVWGVAAIIGPLTGAWIVQHFSWALVFWVNVPLGIVSMLMLARWLPAHPTEGGQRLNVSGSAWLMLSVSALLVALLQAEALGYWLLLFLAVALLAGFILLRHEKAAEAPLFPLAIWRSRVILAGNAGNLIIGAAMMGISAFLPTWIQGVNGGSPLQAGSALAMMSIGWPLASTLSGRLMLRTSYRFTAQLGAFLLIAGTALLLTLHADSSLIQAGFAAFVIGTGMGMTSTTFLVSVQNSADFAIRGICTASIMFSRMLGSAIGTAVMGAVLNYNLMLRLPEARDPVQQIMSPDRRQALDSSTLQQMIAQIAASLHWVFIVSLLIAVGTLFIAWRMPRRRPE, encoded by the coding sequence ATGCCAGAGAACGCACATCAGCCGGTCGCGCACCGCCATTTGATCTTAATCGCCTGTATGCTGGCGATGTTTATGGCGGCGATCGAAGTCACCATCGTCGCCACCGCCATGCCGACCATCATCGCCCAGCTCGGCGGCTTTTCGCAGTTTGGCTGGGTGTTTTCCATCTATCTGCTGACGCAGGCGGTAAGCGTGCCGATTTACGGCAGGCTGGCCGATCTCTGGGGCCGCAAACGGATGTTTTTTATCGGCGCCACGCTGTTTCTGCTGGGCTCGGTGCTGTGCGGCTTCGCCGACAGCATGGGCTGGCTGATCCTGTTCCGCGCCTTTCAGGGGCTGGGCGCCGGCGCCATCATGCCGCTGACCTCCACCATCGTCGCCGATATCTATTCGCCGCGCGAAAGAGCGGGCATTCAGGGCTGGCTCTCCAGCGTCTGGGGCGTGGCGGCGATCATCGGCCCGCTGACCGGCGCGTGGATCGTGCAACACTTCAGCTGGGCGCTGGTTTTCTGGGTCAACGTGCCGCTTGGGATCGTCTCGATGCTGATGCTGGCGCGCTGGCTGCCGGCGCACCCGACAGAAGGCGGTCAGCGGCTCAACGTCTCCGGCAGCGCCTGGCTGATGCTGAGCGTCAGCGCGCTGTTGGTGGCGCTGCTGCAGGCGGAGGCGCTCGGCTACTGGCTGTTGCTGTTTTTAGCGGTGGCACTGCTGGCCGGGTTTATTCTGCTGCGCCATGAAAAGGCGGCGGAAGCGCCGCTGTTTCCGCTGGCTATCTGGCGCAGCCGGGTGATCCTCGCCGGCAATGCGGGCAACCTGATTATTGGCGCGGCGATGATGGGCATCAGCGCCTTTCTGCCCACCTGGATCCAGGGCGTTAACGGCGGGTCGCCGCTGCAGGCGGGCAGCGCGCTGGCGATGATGTCGATCGGCTGGCCGCTGGCCAGCACCCTGAGCGGCAGGCTAATGCTGCGCACCTCTTACCGCTTTACCGCCCAGCTGGGCGCGTTTTTGCTGATCGCCGGCACCGCGCTGCTGCTGACGCTGCACGCCGACAGCAGCCTGATTCAGGCGGGCTTCGCCGCGTTCGTCATCGGCACCGGCATGGGCATGACCAGCACCACGTTTCTGGTCTCGGTGCAGAACAGCGCCGACTTCGCCATTCGCGGCATCTGCACCGCCTCAATCATGTTTAGCCGCATGCTGGGATCGGCCATCGGCACGGCGGTGATGGGTGCGGTGCTGAATTACAACCTGATGCTGCGGCTGCCGGAAGCGCGCGATCCGGTACAGCAGATCATGTCGCCCGACCGGCGGCAGGCGCTGGACAGCAGCACGCTGCAGCAGATGATCGCGCAGATTGCGGCATCGCTGCACTGGGTGTTTATCGTTTCGCTGTTGATTGCGGTGGGCACGCTGTTTATCGCCTGGCGAATGCCGCGGCGGCGCCCGGAATAG
- a CDS encoding DUF1161 domain-containing protein — translation MRAKKWMLSALLVAAPLAAQASCESVKADISQKIINNGVPESGFTLDIVPNDQADAAGGQVVGHCENDSQKIVYKRTGVDGDTNVPANAGTTQDAPAQ, via the coding sequence ATGAGAGCGAAGAAGTGGATGTTAAGCGCCCTGCTGGTTGCCGCTCCGCTGGCTGCCCAGGCGTCCTGCGAGTCGGTAAAGGCGGATATCAGCCAGAAGATTATCAATAATGGCGTGCCGGAATCGGGCTTTACTTTAGATATCGTGCCCAACGATCAGGCGGATGCCGCCGGCGGTCAGGTTGTCGGACACTGCGAAAACGACAGCCAGAAAATCGTCTATAAGCGCACCGGCGTTGACGGCGACACCAACGTGCCGGCCAATGCGGGCACCACTCAGGATGCGCCCGCCCAGTAA
- a CDS encoding DUF1283 family protein gives MKTLTQRLAVALLPLTLLGALALSAPAQARTDRVIIENGSNALSNEEARQNKEQWDDTRMLRKKVNSRVEKEFDKSDRAFDTRDACEQSYNVNAYWEANTLRCLDRRTGRPVTP, from the coding sequence ATGAAAACCTTGACTCAACGTCTGGCCGTGGCGCTGCTGCCCCTGACCCTGCTCGGCGCCCTGGCGCTTTCCGCGCCGGCGCAGGCGCGCACCGATCGCGTGATTATTGAAAACGGCAGCAACGCGCTCAGCAATGAAGAGGCGCGTCAGAACAAAGAGCAATGGGACGATACCCGCATGCTGCGTAAAAAAGTGAACAGCCGCGTGGAGAAAGAGTTCGACAAGAGCGACCGCGCCTTTGATACGCGCGATGCCTGCGAACAGAGCTATAACGTCAACGCCTACTGGGAAGCCAACACCCTGCGCTGTCTCGATCGGCGCACCGGACGCCCGGTTACGCCCTGA
- a CDS encoding YnfA family protein yields the protein MLKIALLFFVTALAEIIGCFLPFLWLRKGASPLLLLPAALSLALFVWLLTLHPAASGRVYAAYGGVYVVTALLWLRWVDGVRLSPYDWLGAAVAFCGMLIIVAGWGKV from the coding sequence ATGCTGAAAATCGCGTTGCTCTTTTTTGTTACCGCGCTGGCGGAAATTATCGGCTGCTTTCTGCCTTTTCTCTGGCTGCGCAAAGGGGCGTCGCCGCTGCTGTTGCTGCCTGCGGCCCTGAGCCTGGCGCTGTTCGTCTGGCTGCTGACGCTGCATCCGGCCGCCAGTGGGCGCGTCTACGCCGCCTACGGCGGGGTTTATGTGGTGACGGCGCTGCTGTGGCTGCGCTGGGTTGACGGGGTGCGCTTAAGCCCCTACGACTGGCTGGGCGCGGCGGTGGCGTTCTGCGGCATGCTGATTATCGTAGCGGGATGGGGCAAGGTATAG
- the ydfG gene encoding bifunctional NADP-dependent 3-hydroxy acid dehydrogenase/3-hydroxypropionate dehydrogenase YdfG — MIIFVTGATAGFGQSITRRFIAAGHKVIATGRRQDRLDALKAELGDSLYTLRFDVRDRAAIEAAVATLPTEWRQIDILVNNAGLALGVEPAHKASIDDWETMIDTNNKGLVYMTRTLLPAMVERNVGHIINIGSTAGNWPYKGGNVYGASKAFVRQFSLNLRTDLHGTALRVTDIEPGLVGGTEFSNVRFKGDDSRAEGVYAGTTALTPEDVTEAVFWVATLPAHVNINTLEMMPVSQTTAGLTVAKNV, encoded by the coding sequence ATGATTATTTTTGTTACCGGCGCTACCGCTGGCTTTGGTCAAAGCATTACCCGCCGTTTTATCGCGGCGGGCCATAAGGTTATCGCCACCGGACGCCGCCAGGATCGTCTGGATGCCCTGAAGGCGGAGCTGGGCGACAGCCTCTATACCCTGCGGTTTGACGTGCGCGATCGCGCTGCCATTGAAGCGGCAGTCGCGACGCTACCGACGGAATGGCGCCAGATCGATATTCTGGTGAACAACGCCGGGCTGGCGTTGGGCGTTGAGCCGGCGCACAAGGCGAGCATCGATGACTGGGAAACCATGATCGACACCAACAACAAGGGGCTGGTCTATATGACCCGTACCCTGCTGCCGGCGATGGTGGAGCGCAATGTTGGCCACATCATTAATATCGGTTCCACTGCCGGCAACTGGCCTTACAAAGGCGGCAACGTCTATGGCGCCAGCAAAGCTTTTGTACGTCAGTTCAGCCTTAACCTGCGCACTGACCTGCACGGCACCGCGCTGCGCGTGACCGATATCGAACCGGGCCTGGTTGGCGGCACCGAATTTTCCAACGTGCGCTTTAAGGGCGACGACAGCCGCGCGGAAGGTGTCTATGCGGGTACCACCGCGCTGACGCCGGAAGATGTTACCGAGGCGGTGTTCTGGGTGGCGACGCTGCCGGCACATGTCAATATCAATACGCTGGAGATGATGCCGGTGAGCCAGACCACCGCCGGATTGACCGTGGCGAAAAACGTCTGA
- the guaD gene encoding guanine deaminase, which yields MRSSFFDIRATASDPAAIEAQARYLEEGLLEVKHGKIVSLRPWLEAEAALPGCAIIDRRGMLIVPGFIDCHIHYPQTEMVGAFGEQLLSWLENYTFPTESHYRSPQHAAAMSEFFLQQLLRNGTTSALVFGTVHPESVEALFQAAERHAMRLIAGKVMMDRHAPDDLLETPEESYRQTRALIRRWHGRGRLGYALTPRFAPTSSPALLERVSQLHQEFPDTWIHTHLAENPQEVAWVKRLFPAQRGYLDVYHHYRLTGARSVFAHCLHLEEEEWHCLQQTDSAIAFCPTSNLFLGSGLFNLQRSWQQQVRLGIGTDIGAGTTFNMLQTLGEAYKVGQLQNYKLHACEAFYHATLGGARALSLDHLIGNFMPGKEADFVMLQPTATPLQALRWGNSRDIWEKLFVLMTLGDDRTIAETWVNGQRAWRRDGTEENL from the coding sequence ATCCGCAGCAGCTTTTTCGATATTCGCGCCACGGCCAGCGATCCGGCGGCGATCGAAGCGCAGGCGCGCTATCTGGAAGAGGGCCTGCTGGAAGTTAAGCACGGCAAGATCGTCAGCCTGCGTCCCTGGCTGGAGGCGGAGGCCGCGCTGCCCGGCTGCGCGATTATCGATCGGCGCGGCATGCTGATTGTCCCCGGTTTTATCGATTGCCATATTCACTATCCGCAGACCGAAATGGTGGGCGCGTTTGGCGAACAGCTGTTGAGCTGGCTGGAGAACTACACCTTCCCGACAGAGAGCCACTACCGTTCGCCGCAGCACGCGGCCGCGATGTCGGAATTTTTTCTGCAGCAGCTGCTGCGCAACGGCACCACCAGCGCGCTGGTATTCGGCACCGTCCATCCTGAATCGGTCGAGGCGCTGTTTCAGGCCGCCGAACGACACGCAATGCGCCTTATTGCCGGTAAAGTGATGATGGATCGTCACGCGCCGGACGATCTGCTGGAAACGCCGGAAGAGAGTTACCGGCAGACGCGCGCGCTGATCCGCCGCTGGCACGGACGCGGTCGCCTCGGCTATGCGCTGACGCCGCGCTTTGCGCCTACCTCGTCGCCCGCGCTGCTGGAAAGGGTGTCGCAGCTGCATCAGGAATTTCCGGACACCTGGATCCACACCCACCTGGCGGAAAACCCGCAGGAGGTAGCATGGGTAAAACGCCTGTTCCCGGCGCAGCGCGGTTACCTGGATGTCTATCACCACTATCGTCTTACCGGCGCACGCAGCGTTTTCGCTCACTGCCTGCATCTGGAGGAGGAAGAGTGGCACTGCCTGCAGCAAACCGATTCCGCCATCGCCTTTTGTCCGACTTCCAATCTGTTTCTTGGCAGCGGCCTGTTTAACCTGCAGCGCAGCTGGCAGCAGCAGGTAAGGCTGGGGATCGGTACCGACATCGGCGCAGGCACCACCTTTAACATGCTGCAAACCCTGGGCGAGGCCTACAAAGTGGGCCAGCTGCAGAACTACAAACTGCACGCCTGCGAAGCCTTCTACCACGCCACGCTTGGCGGCGCGCGGGCGCTGAGCCTCGATCATCTGATCGGCAACTTTATGCCCGGCAAAGAGGCGGATTTCGTGATGCTGCAGCCGACGGCGACGCCGCTTCAGGCGCTGCGCTGGGGCAACAGCCGCGATATCTGGGAAAAGCTGTTTGTACTGATGACGCTGGGCGACGATCGCACCATCGCCGAAACCTGGGTCAATGGTCAGCGCGCCTGGCGGCGCGACGGCACGGAGGAGAACCTGTGA